A genomic region of Chelonia mydas isolate rCheMyd1 chromosome 9, rCheMyd1.pri.v2, whole genome shotgun sequence contains the following coding sequences:
- the POLR2D gene encoding DNA-directed RNA polymerase II subunit RPB4, with translation MAAGGSEARVADVEEDASQLVFPKEFETAETLLNSEVHMLLEHRKQQNESAEDEQELSEVFMKTLNYTARFSRFKNRETIASVRSLLLQKKLHKFELACLANLCPETAEEAKALIPSLEGRFEDEELQQILDDIQTKRSFQY, from the exons ATGGCGGCCGGAGGCAGCGAGGCCCGGGTCGCGGACGTGGAGGAGGACGCTTCGCAGCTCGTCTTCCCCAAAG AATTTGAAACTGCTGAGACGCTTCTAAATTCAGAAGTGCACATGCTTCTTGAGCATCGTAAACAACAGAATGAGAGTGCTGAGGATGAGCAGGAGCTTTCGGAAGTCTTCATGAAAACTCTGAACTACACGGCTCGCTTCAGCCGCTTCAAAAACCGGGAGACCATTGCCAGCGTCCGCAG TTTGTTGCTCCAGAAAAAACTCCATAAATTTGAATTGGCGTGTTTGGCTAATTTGTGTCCTGAGACAGCTGAGGAGGCCAAGGCTTTGATTCCCAG CCTAGAGGGCCGGTTTGAAGATGAGGAGCTACAGCAGATTCTTGATGACATTCAGACCAAACGAAGCTTCCAGTACTAG